A portion of the Saimiri boliviensis isolate mSaiBol1 chromosome 1, mSaiBol1.pri, whole genome shotgun sequence genome contains these proteins:
- the LOC120364027 gene encoding large ribosomal subunit protein uL24-like — MKFNPFVTSDRSKNRKRHFNAPSHIRRKIMSSPLSKELRQKYNVRSMPIRKDDEVQVVRGHYKGQQIGKVVQVYRKKYVIYTERVQREKANGTTVHVGIHPSKVVITRLKLDKESKKILERKAKSCQVGKEKGKYKEETIEKMQE; from the coding sequence atgaagttcaatccCTTTGTGACTTCCGACCGAAGCAAGAATCGCAAAAGGCATTTCAATGCACCTTCCCACATCCGCAGGAAGATTATGTCCTcccctctttccaaagagctgagacagaagtacaACGTGCGATCCATGCCCATCCGAAAGGATGACGAAGTTCAGGTTGTACGAGGACACTATAAAGGTCAGCAGATTGGCAAAGTAGTCcaggtttacaggaagaaatacGTAATCTACACTGAACGGGTGCAGCGGGAAAAGGCTAATGGCACAACTGTCCATGTAGGCATTCACCCCAGCAAGGTGGTTATCACTAGgctaaaactggacaaagaaagcaaaaagatacTTGAACGGAAAGCCAAATCTTGccaagtaggaaaggaaaagggcaaatacaaggaagaaacgattgagaagatgcaggaataa